The following are encoded together in the Montipora foliosa isolate CH-2021 chromosome 12, ASM3666993v2, whole genome shotgun sequence genome:
- the LOC137978691 gene encoding kelch-like protein 12 → MATVSHTMSPDPKQHCEELIERIDALRRNERFCDVAVAVKDEEFKAHKLVLAASSPFFLSLLESDMKESKEHLIKIELEEATAAVIEQVIAYIYTGNVSVTEENSHDLIATADYLLLPGLKTLAGEFLKMNLTTENCVFNYYFAEKYQSFGLMEESCKMINANFSEVMGTTDFLGFDVTQVLNWVSSDDVIVAAEEEIFKGILKWVWHNKNEREESFPKLLHQVRLTSMSHQFLLNELLNEELIKTNLDCVNFVVECVKFILNGTGESYTKPARKCLEMNEDVIFVCGGRKALCYYPSEKKWHQLIDTTLEHRDHSIIQYRDRVYIFSKQKVENNQSQVAEYYMPTTNSWGAIQTKFKWREEFSNLFVLDGHSSLYALTNTEAVPENTVFKYNLEENVWKVCGSGALSRWGACGVANAHFVYVMGGTDNENKCITATTKVEKFNPDENVWEELAPMINARHNAFGAAMNGKIYVAGGMKGEIGIIPAVLSTCEVYNPSTNEWQIIPSLNKPRHSASMVCFKGALYVVGGSKSSSKSTELSVEMYDSDQNKWQVESAIPISHFKNEALYKACLASVHVDKILEWEETKQCPTRC, encoded by the coding sequence ATGGCAACTGTGTCTCACACTATGTCTCCAGACCCTAAACAACACTGTGAAGAACTCATAGAACGTATCGATGCCCTGAGAAGAAATGAACGTTTCTGTGATGTGGCAGTTGCAGTAAAGGACGAGGAGTTTAAAGCTCACAAACTCGTGTTAGCCGCATCAAGCCCGTTCTTCTTGTCACTCCTTGAGAGCGACATGAAAGAGAGCAAAGAACATTTGATCAAAATCGAACTTGAAGAAGCAACTGCAGCTGTGATTGAACAAGTTATTGCATACATTTACACGGGAAATGTCTCAGTGACCGAGGAAAACAGTCACGATTTGATTGCAACCGCAGATTATCTTCTCTTACCAGGTTTAAAAACACTGGCTGGTGAATTTTTGAAGATGAATTTGACAACGGAGAACTGtgttttcaattattattttgctgAAAAGTACCAGTCTTTTGGGCTTATGGAAGAATCGTGCAAGATGAtcaatgcaaatttcagtgaaGTTATGGGAACAACTGATTTTCTGGGTTTTGATGTCACGCAAGTGCTTAACTGGGTGTCCAGCGATGACGTCATTGTTGCGGCAGAGGAAGAAATTTTTAAGGGAATCCTGAAGTGGGTGTGGCACAACAAGAATGAAAGGGAAGAGAGCTTTCCCAAACTTTTGCATCAAGTCCGCCTGACATCTATGTCACATCAATTTCTGTTGAACGAATTGCTTAATGAAGAGTTGATAAAAACTAACCTGGATTGTGTCAATTTTGTGGTGGAATGTGTCAAGTTCATTTTAAATGGCACTGGAGAGAGTTATACGAAACCAGCAAGAAAATGCTTGGAGATGAATGAGGATGTGATTTTTGTCTGTGGTGGCCGGAAAGCACTATGTTATTACCCAAGTGAAAAAAAGTGGCATCAGTTGATAGACACTACCTTGGAACATAGGGACCATTCCATAATCCAGTACAGAGATAGGGTTTACATATTTAGCAAGCAGAAAGTTGAGAACAACCAGTCACAGGTAGCAGAATACTACATGCCAACCACCAACTCCTGGGGAGCAATTCAGACAAAGTTCAAATGGAGAGAAGAGTTCTCGAATTTGTTTGTACTGGATGGTCACAGCAGCTTGTACGCCTTAACCAACACTGAAGCTGTCCCTGAGAACACCGTTTTTAAATACAACCTTgaagaaaatgtatggaaagTCTGTGGAAGTGGTGCACTCAGTCGCTGGGGGGCCTGTGGTGTGGCTAATGCTCACTTTGTTTACGTAATGGGTGGCACTGATAATGAAAACAAGTGTATTACTGCAACAACCAAAGTGGAGAAATTTAATCCTGATGAAAATGTTTGGGAAGAGCTTGCACCCATGATCAATGCCAGACATAATGCATTTGGAGCAGCCATGAATGGGAAGATCTATGTTGCTGGGGGGATGAAAGGAGAGATTGGGATTATACCTGCAGTTCTTAGCACATGTGAGGTTTACAACCCTTCAACTAATGAATGGCAAATTATACCCAGTCTCAATAAACCACGGCACTCTGCAAGCATGGTGTGCTTTAAAGGAGCTTTGTATGTTGTTGGTGGCTCAAAGAGCTCTAGTAAGTCAACAGAATTATCAGTTGAAATGTATGACTCTGATCAAAACAAGTGGCAGGTAGAATCAGCTATACCCATcagccattttaaaaatgaaGCTCTCTACAAAGCTTGTTTAGCCAGTGTACATGTTGACAAGATATTGGAATGGGAAGAAACGAAACAATGCCCTACTCGCTGTTAG
- the LOC137979635 gene encoding kelch-like protein 3 produces MAAVMEAISAQPSQHCHELIARLDALRESRRFCDVTVAVKGEEFKAHKIVLAAASPFFLSLFETNMRESNENLVKIELEETTAFIMGDVLKYIYTGCVSVTEERAHNLIATADYLLLPGLKTLACEFVMSNVTSEGCLFNYLFAYKYQCPELKKKSCEMIKLNFSVVMGTEEFLKLDVDQVMGWVSSDDVIVRAEEEIFCGIVNWVAYSKVEREKYLPDLLHQIRVSSMSHSFLLYELVEEELIKTNRGFLNFVVDSMRGILNTDQEQIGKHPRKCLDTQSDVIFVCGGRKCSCYLPDQDLWSQLPDMIFDSKNQPCVQFRDKIYTFNNQNSKTGQAKVAQYYLSSSNAWVAIQTRLPAEGEEFSSLTTLNGKIYGTGRFSGILFEYNPSKNEWAVKTQAMGRWGCCGVSDGKHIYVVGGTLHEPREHTIGSFKVERFDPNLNKWEEAAAMNEARHNAFGTAMNGKIYIAGGITADLSEMYSPSTNEWQLMAAPKVPRDYVSMVSLSGSLYILGGFRDEITELRECCVEMFDFEMMEWKIKSAIPIDSTSATKRETGYAFKACFARVDRNEL; encoded by the coding sequence ATGGCTGCTGTAATGGAGGCAATTTCTGCTCAACCTTCGCAACACTGTCACGAACTTATCGCGCGTCTTGATGCCCTGAGAGAAAGCAGACGTTTTTGTGATGTGACAGTCGCGGTAAAAGGCGAAGAGTTTAAAGCTCACAAAATTGTGCTAGCTGCAGCGAGCCCGTTCTTCTTGTCGCTTTTTGAAACGAATATGAGAGAGAGCAACGAGAATTTGGTCAAAATCGAACTTGAAGAGACAACAGCCTTCATTATGGGAGATGTACTGAAGTACATTTACACAGGGTGTGTTTCAGTCACTGAAGAGAGGGCCCATAATTTGATCGCGACTGCGGATTATCTTCTATTACCAGGCTTAAAAACATTGGCTTGTGAGTTTGTCATGAGCAATGTGACATCTGAGGGTTGCCTTTTCAATTACTTGTTTGCTTATAAATATCAGTGTCCAGAGCTAAAGAAAAAGTCTTGCGAgatgattaaattaaattttagtgTTGTCATGGGAACAGAGgaatttttaaaacttgatgTGGACCAAGTCATGGGGTGGGTGTCTAGTGATGACGTCATCGTTCGTGCTGAGGAAGAAATTTTCTGTGGCATTGTGAATTGGGTAGCATACAGTAAGGTGGAAAGAGAAAAGTATTTACCAGACTTGCTGCACCAGATCCGTGTGTCATCCATGTCACACAGTTTTTTACTGTATGAGTTGGTGGAGGAAGAGCTCATCAAAACTAACCGCgggtttttaaattttgtggTGGATTCCATGAGGGGAATCTTAAACACTGATCAAGAACAAATTGGCAAGCATCCACGAAAATGCCTGGATACACAGAGCGATGTAATTTTTGTTTGTGGTGGAAGAAAGTGCTCATGCTATCTACCAGATCAAGACTTGTGGTCTCAATTGCCTGACATGATTTTTGACAGTAAGAATCAGCCTTGTGTACAATTTAGAGATAAAATTTACACTTTCaacaatcaaaactcaaagacTGGCCAAGCCAAAGTGGCACAATACTACTTGTCTTCATCAAATGCCTGGGTGGCCATCCAGACAAGGCTTCCAGCAGAGGGAGAAGAATTTTCCAGCTTAACGACACTAAATGGGAAAATTTATGGAACAGGTAGATTTAGTGGGATTCTGTTTGAGTATAATCCCAGTAAAAATGAGTGGGCTGTAAAGACACAGGCCATGGGTCGTTGGGGATGCTGTGGTGTCAGTGATGGCAAGCATATCTACGTAGTAGGTGGCACTTTGCATGAACCGCGTGAACACACAATCGGATCCTTCAAAGTGGAAAGGTTCGATCCAAATTTAAACAAGTGGGAAGAGGCTGCAGCTATGAATGAAGCAAGGCATAATGCCTTTGGTACTGCTATGAATGGCAAGATATACATTGCAGGTGGTATAACAGCAGATTTGAGTGAGATGTACAGTCCATCCACTAATGAATGGCAGTTGATGGCAGCTCCAAAAGTCCCACGTGATTACGTAAGCATGGTAAGCTTGAGTGGATCCCTTTACATACTTGGAGGCTTTAGAGATGAAATAACTGAATTAAGAGAGTGTTGTGTGGAAATGTTTGATTTTGAAATGATGGAATGGAAAATAAAATCAGCTATTCCTATTGACAGTACAAGTGCAACAAAAAGAGAAACAGGATATGCCTTCAAGGCTTGCTTTGCAAGAGTTGATAGAAATGAGTTGTGA